A single genomic interval of Corylus avellana chromosome ca10, CavTom2PMs-1.0 harbors:
- the LOC132162950 gene encoding secreted RxLR effector protein 161-like translates to MKSIPYASAVGSLLYAQVCTRPDIELAIGLLGRYQSNIGLEHWKAAKKVMRYFQGTKDYSLTYRHTNHLKLVGYLDSDFAGYSMAKPIKIFCNNRAAICFSTNNKSGSKSKHIDIKYLRVREHQKE, encoded by the exons ATGAAAAGTATCCCATATGCATCTGCAGTAGGCAGTCTATTGTATGCACAGGTCTGCACTAGACCTGACATTGAACTGGCAATTGGATTGCTGGGTCGATATCAAAGCAACATAGGATTGGAACATTGGAAAGCTGCAAAGAAAGTCATGCGGTATTTTCAAGGAACAAAGGACTACAGTTTGACCTACAGACACACTAACCATTTGAAGTTAGTTGGATATTTAGATTCAGATTTTGCTGGAT ATTCTATGGCGAAACCAATCAAGATCTTCTGCAATAATCGTGCTGCCATTTGCTTCTCTACGAATAACAAAAGTGGAAGTAAAAGTAAACATATCGACATCAAGTACCTTCGTGTGCGAGAACATCAAAAAGAATGA